One Lacipirellulaceae bacterium DNA window includes the following coding sequences:
- a CDS encoding sigma-70 family RNA polymerase sigma factor gives MKNDQPEKQTPPDDLLLARFVQTKDEAAFRELVERHSGLVLGVCTRVLHSRHDAEEAFQATFMVLAQKADRIEIKSTLGPWLYGVAYRVALRAAQKRARRREDTLITEVMDKQDVFADLTDSHWRAVLDDELNALPKKYREPLVLHYLLGKKNPEIAAELGLTVRTVEGRQRRGKEKLRRRLALKKISLPLAVATLGSASQSLEAATLETLVESTVQASLSWVAGKELAAGYEGAVSLARPEVVAMQSSMIPAAVLASVLIVAGATFGLAGEKGAKAGSTGEEASAVKLAGDDASPAAKPLKDVAVQLAAATTEVSTPIAEPAKTQAIGYNPFSDAGKNYLAYLPRTLRVSERRIYETLEETLTSSLDFQEIPLNQIIDVISEEYGFTIVFDRPALEEFAISEETEVTIKLNNLPLKSALNLMLAQVEDLTYLVKNDVLLITSQDVADSYLETRIYDVNPIGLNSDAITKVLEATVEHDSWSVNGTGEGMCEPISNGLISISQTQAVHERIAAFLAELEEQVEGR, from the coding sequence ATGAAGAACGATCAGCCTGAGAAGCAAACGCCGCCTGACGACCTGCTGCTAGCGCGATTTGTCCAAACCAAGGACGAGGCGGCATTTCGCGAGCTTGTTGAGCGACACTCGGGATTGGTGCTTGGTGTTTGCACGCGGGTTTTGCACAGTCGTCATGACGCGGAGGAAGCCTTTCAGGCGACCTTCATGGTGCTGGCTCAGAAGGCGGACCGGATTGAGATCAAGAGCACGTTGGGCCCGTGGTTGTATGGCGTGGCTTATCGTGTCGCCTTGCGGGCGGCGCAGAAGCGTGCTCGCCGACGAGAAGACACATTGATTACCGAGGTTATGGACAAGCAAGATGTCTTTGCTGACTTAACGGATAGCCATTGGCGGGCGGTTTTGGATGATGAGCTGAACGCGTTGCCGAAGAAGTACCGCGAACCGCTCGTCCTGCATTATCTGCTTGGAAAGAAGAATCCCGAGATCGCCGCCGAACTGGGTCTGACGGTCCGCACCGTCGAGGGTCGCCAACGGCGTGGAAAAGAGAAGCTGCGGCGACGGCTCGCCTTGAAGAAAATCAGTTTGCCGTTGGCCGTGGCGACGCTTGGTTCGGCCAGCCAGTCGCTCGAAGCGGCTACGCTCGAAACACTGGTGGAAAGTACGGTCCAGGCCAGCTTGTCCTGGGTTGCCGGCAAGGAGTTGGCAGCAGGTTACGAAGGAGCGGTTTCACTCGCACGTCCGGAGGTAGTTGCTATGCAAAGTTCCATGATTCCCGCCGCGGTTTTGGCAAGCGTTTTGATTGTTGCTGGGGCGACGTTCGGGTTAGCTGGTGAAAAGGGGGCAAAAGCGGGTTCGACTGGAGAGGAAGCTAGTGCTGTGAAGCTGGCGGGCGACGACGCTTCTCCTGCTGCGAAACCGTTGAAAGATGTTGCCGTGCAGCTTGCTGCGGCGACAACGGAAGTATCGACACCGATTGCTGAGCCGGCGAAGACGCAAGCGATTGGCTATAACCCATTCTCAGATGCGGGGAAAAATTATCTTGCTTACCTCCCGCGGACGCTTCGTGTCTCTGAACGTAGAATCTACGAGACATTGGAAGAGACACTGACGAGCTCTTTGGATTTTCAAGAGATACCACTTAATCAGATCATCGATGTCATCAGCGAAGAGTATGGCTTTACGATCGTCTTCGACCGACCCGCCCTTGAGGAGTTTGCCATCAGCGAAGAGACAGAAGTCACCATAAAGCTGAACAACCTGCCGCTGAAGTCTGCTCTCAATTTGATGTTGGCTCAGGTCGAGGATCTTACTTATCTGGTAAAGAACGATGTGCTACTGATTACTTCACAAGATGTTGCTGATAGCTATTTGGAAACGCGCATTTACGACGTCAACCCGATAGGTCTCAACTCAGACGCAATCACCAAGGTCCTTGAGGCGACTGTGGAACATGATTCGTGGAGCGTCAATGGCACCGGGGAAGGAATGTGCGAGCCGATCAGCAATGGGCTCATTTCGATTAGCCAGACCCAAGCCGTGCATGAGCGAATCGCGGCGTTCTTGGCGGAGCTTGAGGAGCAGGTGGAGGGGCGGTAG
- a CDS encoding SDR family oxidoreductase: MDAKFSNQTEGNTALVTGASGGLGKLFAEIHAARGGNLVLVARSEGKLAELQSELQEKHKVHVTILPRDLSTPTAGEELAEEIRGQGIQIDYLINNAGFGGHGPFIEREWQQDRSMILLNVLALTALTRELAPAMVERGHGKILNVASAAAFIPGPLQAVYYATKAYVLSFSEALANELADTGVTVTALCPGATKTGFADRADAGATQAFSSAASADDVAKYGYEAMLSGKTVAVHGLQNKILLHGLIRFLPRWLITKISRSTMEKG; the protein is encoded by the coding sequence ATGGACGCGAAGTTTTCCAATCAAACTGAAGGAAACACAGCCCTCGTCACCGGGGCCTCTGGTGGCCTGGGTAAGTTGTTCGCCGAAATCCACGCTGCGCGGGGAGGAAACCTCGTCTTAGTTGCGCGTAGCGAAGGAAAACTGGCTGAACTCCAAAGTGAGTTGCAGGAGAAGCACAAAGTCCATGTGACGATCTTGCCGCGTGATCTTTCGACTCCGACTGCCGGCGAGGAACTGGCGGAGGAGATTCGTGGTCAGGGAATCCAGATCGACTATCTGATCAACAATGCGGGCTTTGGCGGGCATGGACCGTTTATCGAACGTGAGTGGCAGCAGGATCGTAGTATGATTCTGCTGAACGTGCTTGCTTTGACCGCACTGACGCGCGAGCTGGCCCCGGCGATGGTTGAGCGTGGGCACGGGAAGATCTTAAATGTCGCTTCTGCGGCAGCGTTCATTCCGGGGCCTTTGCAAGCCGTTTACTATGCGACCAAGGCGTACGTCCTTTCGTTTAGCGAAGCCTTGGCGAATGAACTAGCAGACACTGGAGTCACGGTCACGGCTCTTTGTCCCGGTGCTACGAAGACAGGTTTTGCAGATCGGGCCGATGCGGGTGCGACTCAGGCCTTTAGTTCAGCGGCCTCGGCGGACGATGTGGCTAAGTATGGCTACGAAGCGATGCTTTCCGGCAAAACCGTCGCGGTGCACGGACTGCAGAATAAGATACTGCTGCACGGCTTGATTCGATTCTTGCCGCGGTGGTTGATCACGAAGATTTCGCGCTCGACGATGGAAAAAGGGTAA
- a CDS encoding GNAT family N-acetyltransferase: MGKDTPSQSETPEIETPEIETWYVDDIDPALALEISKLLCTVWPKPDRTPESRAQQLAEEQGKYSGPKSQAPRSFLMREHGRVIAHSAILPRKIRTSQGEHVVAGLAKVCSDPKQRGRGLGERIVRAALQVVDSGEFEVMLFQTSIEVRPFYEKHGAREIENRIVNSLADDPDANPFWDRVVMIYPSDAEWPEGVVDLLGPGF; the protein is encoded by the coding sequence ATGGGTAAGGATACTCCCTCACAGTCTGAAACGCCCGAGATCGAGACCCCCGAGATCGAGACTTGGTATGTCGATGACATTGATCCTGCATTGGCGTTGGAAATCAGTAAACTTCTTTGTACGGTTTGGCCTAAACCGGATCGAACGCCTGAGTCACGAGCGCAGCAGCTTGCCGAGGAGCAGGGAAAATACTCGGGGCCAAAGTCTCAGGCTCCTCGGAGTTTTCTCATGAGAGAGCATGGCAGGGTGATCGCCCATTCCGCCATTCTGCCGCGTAAGATTCGAACTTCTCAAGGAGAACATGTCGTTGCCGGTTTGGCGAAAGTTTGCTCGGACCCGAAGCAGCGGGGGCGGGGATTGGGTGAGCGTATCGTCCGGGCCGCCTTGCAAGTCGTCGATTCTGGCGAATTCGAAGTCATGCTTTTTCAGACCAGCATCGAAGTCCGACCCTTTTACGAGAAGCATGGGGCTCGGGAGATCGAGAATCGAATCGTCAATTCGCTGGCCGACGATCCCGATGCGAATCCCTTCTGGGATCGTGTGGTGATGATCTATCCAAGTGACGCCGAGTGGCCTGAGGGCGTGGTGGATTTACTCGGGCCGGGGTTTTAG
- a CDS encoding sigma-70 family RNA polymerase sigma factor, which yields MALSDIDRTLIADCLAHKANAWEDFVDRYTGLVLHVINHCAQSRSIMLSNSDREDLAADILLTVIRDDYRVLRDFRGQASLATYLTVIARRVAVAKLLKQNESVSLDAIPAEAEAATDSVEQRITDQEEVQRLIGQLEDSEASIVRMYHLEGKTYQEISRTTGMPTNSVGPLLSRAREKLRSAERTSL from the coding sequence GTGGCTCTCTCCGACATCGATCGCACGCTCATCGCCGATTGCTTGGCCCACAAAGCCAACGCATGGGAAGACTTCGTTGATCGCTACACCGGCCTGGTTTTGCACGTGATCAATCACTGTGCCCAGAGCCGTTCGATCATGCTTTCCAACTCCGATCGCGAGGACCTCGCTGCGGATATCCTGCTCACGGTCATCCGTGACGACTATCGTGTCCTCAGAGATTTCCGCGGCCAAGCGAGCCTTGCTACTTATCTCACTGTGATCGCTCGCAGGGTTGCCGTTGCCAAGCTACTCAAGCAAAACGAGTCCGTCTCGCTGGACGCGATTCCAGCAGAGGCAGAAGCAGCCACCGACTCGGTCGAGCAACGCATCACGGACCAGGAAGAAGTCCAACGCTTGATCGGACAACTCGAAGACTCAGAAGCCAGCATCGTTCGCATGTATCACTTGGAAGGAAAAACCTACCAAGAGATCAGCCGAACGACCGGCATGCCAACCAACAGTGTTGGCCCTCTCTTGAGCCGCGCTCGCGAAAAACTACGCAGCGCCGAACGCACATCGCTATAA
- a CDS encoding 4Fe-4S binding protein, whose product MTHVVAEPCFGCKYTDCVVVCPVECFYEGEQILYIHPDECIDCEACVPECPVEAIFHEDNVPEEWEGFTALNAEMAPQCEVITEKKEPLVDE is encoded by the coding sequence ATGACGCACGTTGTTGCTGAACCCTGCTTCGGATGCAAGTACACTGATTGCGTAGTCGTTTGCCCAGTCGAATGCTTCTACGAAGGGGAACAGATTCTTTATATCCACCCCGACGAATGCATCGACTGCGAAGCCTGCGTACCAGAGTGCCCAGTTGAGGCGATCTTCCACGAGGACAACGTGCCCGAAGAGTGGGAAGGCTTTACTGCCCTCAATGCAGAAATGGCTCCTCAGTGTGAAGTGATCACCGAGAAGAAAGAGCCACTTGTCGACGAGTAA
- a CDS encoding TadE/TadG family type IV pilus assembly protein: MLFDLSNRQASKAKKHPLIGTVRRGTAATELAVCLPVIVLVVFGSIQACGLIYLKHSATSAAYEATLELAKPNASNTSVIARAEQVLTALDITGGTVEVLPEGTNVAQATAGDAISIVVTVPASQNLLVNVFFTNPDIVIARLAATR, translated from the coding sequence ATGTTGTTCGATCTAAGCAATCGTCAAGCAAGCAAAGCCAAGAAGCACCCCTTAATAGGGACCGTGCGTCGCGGTACGGCTGCTACGGAACTGGCCGTTTGCTTGCCCGTGATTGTGCTTGTCGTCTTTGGGTCGATTCAAGCGTGCGGCCTGATTTATCTCAAACATTCCGCCACGAGCGCCGCCTACGAGGCGACACTCGAACTGGCCAAGCCCAATGCTTCGAACACGTCGGTCATCGCACGGGCTGAGCAAGTGCTCACGGCTTTAGACATCACTGGAGGAACGGTAGAAGTCTTGCCCGAGGGAACGAACGTCGCTCAAGCAACCGCCGGAGATGCGATCAGCATCGTGGTGACAGTACCGGCTTCGCAAAACCTGTTAGTGAATGTGTTCTTCACGAATCCTGATATCGTTATCGCTCGTCTTGCTGCTACTAGGTAA
- a CDS encoding VWA domain-containing protein — protein sequence MLPLIAFLLPVLLIFLGFAVDLAYMQNARMELRAATDAAARAGATELSRTENVNQARLKALNVAEANMVAGAPLKLAASDVEIGRAIPDSNGRWVFTPNATPPNSVRVNGRRNQGSVSGTIPLFFGKIVGSQDFEPVSQATASFLNVDICLVLDRSSSMKLRDDSNEQGMFISDPRLCSAPYSNSRWVALDGAIRVFLDALADTDAEEQVALATYSSDLSYFSPPLCGAYSQPSRLDSTLHTDLSRIEDEMDDYLNGVWNGNTYIEAGMRTGLAELTHASRSRDFADKIMIVLTDGHENVGDAMLAANDCSDAGVIVHAITFSDFADQNTMRNVANAAGGRHYHAPDGDSLRDVFQELAAQIARLTQ from the coding sequence ATGTTGCCTCTCATCGCGTTCCTGCTCCCTGTGCTGCTGATCTTCCTCGGCTTTGCCGTCGATTTGGCTTATATGCAGAACGCCCGGATGGAACTGCGTGCGGCTACTGATGCGGCTGCACGCGCAGGTGCCACTGAGTTGTCGCGCACTGAGAATGTCAACCAAGCCCGTTTGAAGGCGTTAAACGTAGCAGAAGCAAACATGGTGGCCGGAGCGCCGCTGAAGTTGGCTGCCTCGGACGTTGAGATTGGTCGCGCGATTCCTGATTCCAATGGTCGATGGGTTTTCACGCCTAATGCGACGCCGCCGAATTCGGTTCGCGTGAATGGCCGGCGGAACCAAGGCTCTGTTAGCGGGACGATTCCGTTGTTCTTTGGCAAGATCGTCGGGAGTCAAGACTTTGAACCGGTTTCCCAAGCGACGGCCAGCTTTTTGAACGTGGATATCTGCCTGGTGCTTGATCGTTCCTCGTCGATGAAGCTGCGTGATGATTCCAACGAGCAAGGCATGTTTATTAGTGACCCACGTTTGTGTAGTGCTCCCTACAGCAACAGTCGCTGGGTAGCGTTGGACGGGGCGATTCGAGTTTTTCTTGACGCCTTGGCGGATACCGATGCGGAAGAACAGGTCGCACTGGCGACGTACTCCAGTGACCTGTCGTACTTTAGCCCCCCGCTTTGTGGTGCTTACAGTCAGCCGAGTCGACTTGACTCCACGCTTCATACTGACCTGAGTCGCATTGAAGACGAGATGGACGACTACCTCAACGGCGTGTGGAACGGTAACACGTACATCGAAGCGGGGATGCGAACCGGTCTGGCGGAACTCACCCATGCAAGCCGATCGCGTGACTTCGCGGACAAGATTATGATCGTGCTAACCGACGGCCATGAGAACGTGGGTGACGCGATGCTGGCGGCCAACGATTGTTCCGACGCGGGGGTGATCGTCCACGCAATCACCTTCAGTGACTTCGCCGACCAAAACACGATGCGGAACGTCGCAAACGCAGCCGGCGGTCGACACTACCACGCCCCCGATGGCGATTCGCTTCGCGATGTCTTCCAAGAACTTGCAGCCCAGATTGCACGCTTGACGCAGTGA
- a CDS encoding TadE/TadG family type IV pilus assembly protein, with product MTNQHSRLHINSQKQRGVTTVEFALTAPILFLLVFGGIELSRANMLMHTADIAVMAAARQGIVPGATNAECVAAAQAELTIAGISSFNLEINPTEMNDGTTQVVANLTVPVNGTNGYFLPQFFVGRSIFKTVTLQREGKHEDVDNETAQTASDPTGAHDGGGSTYYNHNPGPGHGGEDESEDESLNNYGNHHGSGGGNSGNGNSGNGNGHGNGHGNGH from the coding sequence ATGACGAATCAACATTCTCGACTCCATATCAACAGTCAAAAGCAACGCGGCGTGACGACGGTGGAGTTCGCTCTCACCGCGCCGATTTTGTTCTTGCTGGTCTTCGGCGGGATTGAGCTGAGCCGCGCGAACATGCTGATGCACACGGCTGACATTGCCGTGATGGCGGCTGCCCGACAGGGAATCGTCCCCGGGGCGACGAATGCGGAATGCGTGGCGGCGGCTCAGGCGGAGCTGACGATTGCGGGGATCAGCTCGTTCAATCTGGAAATCAACCCGACGGAGATGAATGACGGAACAACGCAAGTGGTTGCGAACCTGACGGTGCCCGTGAACGGCACCAACGGTTACTTCTTGCCGCAGTTTTTCGTGGGGCGGTCGATCTTCAAGACCGTGACCCTACAACGCGAAGGGAAACACGAAGACGTCGATAACGAAACGGCCCAAACCGCTTCTGATCCTACGGGTGCCCACGACGGAGGTGGGTCAACCTACTACAACCACAATCCGGGACCTGGCCATGGAGGTGAGGACGAATCAGAGGACGAGAGCCTCAATAACTACGGAAACCATCACGGTTCAGGCGGTGGGAACTCCGGAAACGGCAACTCCGGGAATGGGAACGGACACGGGAACGGACATGGCAATGGCCACTAA
- a CDS encoding HNH endonuclease, giving the protein MLNNGASNLDASVLVLNRQYMAVHVINVRRAFGLLVNRIAEVIHIEDGVYGNYDFDSWREISELRAEFKEECPDEDWIRSINFEVCVPRVLRLLHYDRLPKQRVRLNRRNVFARDENRCQYCNKRFPTNELSLDHVLPTCRGGETSWENLVCACVKCNVRKGGRTPKEAGMKLAKQPIRPKRSPLMTIKLGNPKYASWKTFLDAAYWSVDLK; this is encoded by the coding sequence ATGTTGAACAACGGAGCGAGCAACCTTGATGCCAGTGTGTTAGTGCTGAACCGTCAATACATGGCGGTTCACGTAATCAACGTCCGTCGTGCCTTTGGCCTGTTGGTCAATCGAATTGCCGAAGTCATCCACATTGAGGATGGCGTCTACGGCAACTACGACTTCGATTCGTGGCGCGAGATCAGCGAACTGCGTGCCGAGTTCAAGGAAGAGTGCCCAGACGAGGACTGGATCCGCAGCATCAACTTCGAGGTCTGCGTTCCCCGTGTGCTGCGATTGTTGCACTACGACCGACTGCCGAAGCAGCGTGTGCGGTTGAACCGTCGCAACGTATTCGCCCGTGACGAGAATCGCTGCCAGTACTGCAACAAGCGATTCCCCACGAACGAGCTGAGCCTCGACCACGTGCTGCCTACTTGCCGTGGTGGTGAAACTTCTTGGGAGAACCTCGTCTGTGCTTGCGTGAAGTGCAATGTCCGCAAAGGAGGTCGCACTCCCAAGGAAGCGGGCATGAAACTCGCCAAGCAGCCAATCCGACCCAAGCGAAGCCCATTGATGACCATCAAGCTGGGCAACCCCAAGTACGCCAGTTGGAAAACCTTCCTCGACGCGGCGTACTGGTCGGTCGATCTCAAGTAA